GCTTGACTTGACAAAGTTGGCAAACTGTTTCCACGTATAGAGAGGGCCAGTGATGGGCAACTCGGTCCCGGAAGGCACATCAGCATCGATAATCCGTGCCAGCGCGTGTGAAACATCGCGAATATCCACCATCATGTAGGGTGTCATAGGAGGTCCATCGGATTGCAAAGTCATCCACATGAGGAAGTTTACTCCGCTGAGCTCGCTCGCTGAGTTTTGGACAAGACTGGGTCCAAAGACCTGCGATGGATGAACGCTCAGAACCTTGAAGCTGGGCTTTTGTTTGTTGATCCAGTCGCGATAGGCTTGGTGACCAACAATCTTGCCTGTCTGGTACTTGAGAAACTGGCCTGAGAGTCCTTCGGGAAAATCCATTTTCAGATCGACAGGGAACGATTCATTTGTATTAGCTATCGGTCATCGGTTAACCTTGTTTGGTCTTCAAGTCGGTCTTCAAGTGGTTTCGGAAAACATACCCTTGATATGAAACGACTTTTGCATCACAGCATCAAGCGGCATGAGAGACACAAAGGACGAAACAATGGCAACCTTCTGGATGCTGGCTTCCTTCTTTGCAGATTCCAAGATTGACAAAGTTCCGTTAACCGCTGGATTAACAAAGTCGTTTTCGAGATCCGCGCCTTTGTCCACCATTGCTCCAGCCAAGTGAAAGACATAGCTGACACCCTTCAAAGCGTTCTGGTACGCGGATGCTTGCGACATATCAGGCACAACGGCAAACTCAATTCTGTCCGACGAAGAGGGATACAGGTCCTTAATCGCCTGGCCTTTCTCCTCGCTTCTCACAGCAGCGCGCACACGGTGGCCGGCCTTGAGGACATCTCCGATTAGGTGAGTTCCAATGTAGCCAGAGGCTCCAGTGATGAACACAAGACTGTCGGACATTGTACTATGTGATCGGCTTCGGAGTTTGAACGATAGATGTGATACAAGCTTTCTGAAAGTCATGTTGAATGAGGTGAATATTGGGACGCACGAACAGGCTTTTTATATCAAGATTATCGTGTAAGTGAAGGCAAAATAGAAAAGTCGCTCTAGCCTGTAGTGGCGCATTTAATGCCTTCTTGCTCCTTAGCTGTGGCACATGAAGGCCAATGTTAAACAGGCAAGTAGTTCCGGATTTTTCATCAAGGACTTCGTATGTACATGGTTGTTCTCGCTGTTGTTCATATAGATTATTAAAGCTATATCTTCCTACTACCTGCGTCTAGAGTATGTAGAGCTTTCATAGGCTTCAAGCCAGATTAGTGATCCCGCAAATAGGGTCGGAGATACAAAGGGGGAAGGAAAACCGCAGGGCAAGTCTTCCCGGAAGCGCTACTATAGGCATTTAATTAGTGATTCGAGATAGAATAGCGGGCCTCGTTATTTGCGCTTTATCCGGCCAAGCCACTTTTTGCGGGCAACTCCCTCCGTGGGAACAAATCTTTGGCGCACCATTGGCCGAATCCTCGTCTATAAACTAATCATTTTGCTACTTCCTCAGTGCTTGAAGTCCTTCTGGTGCCCTACGTTACATTTCGTTTTTCTGTATGGGTGGCTTGCGACCGAAGCTGATCTTAACAATAATCATCTGAAAGCCGATCACTTATCGACATAAAACATGCGAGATACAGTACGTATATATAATCTTTAGAGCTGCTATTTACCATGCAAAACTCTCTTCGTAATAATCGATGTGGTGGTTTCCTCCCTTTAGTGCATTAACCACTGCCAGTCGTGAATCATCTGCTAATTTCGCGGGTCCGCATGCAACGACAGCCATGTTACCGTCTTGAGTAtcccttgctgctgctataatGACTGAGCCAATGTCAGGTCGGCCAATATGTTGCTGCACCCGGCTCGGTAAAGTATCAGTGGCAAGACTCTCGAGCTGGGAAGACATATAAAGTTGCAGAGATAGTCTGCCTGTGTCTATAGCTGCCTTGACTTCTGTGGATAACATGTATGAAGACAAAACATCCTTTGCAAATGCAGATTCTCTGACCGCCCAGTAGAGGTCAATTTTGGTCGGGGTTTCCATTTGTTTGCAAAGAGAGGTCAGGTATGATAACGCAACGACAACCCCTGATCCTCCAGCGATGAAAATGACGCGGTGGTACTCGTGTAGTCGCTGTGTATGTCCGTATGGTCCATCCACCAGTATTCTAAGAGGCCTAGGATtcgcctcttcctcagccAACATATCTCTGAGGCGCATTGTGAATCCATCATATGGTCTGATGAGAAATGTCATGTGCTCTTTTCTGGCTTCTAGCGCTGTATACTGAGAATGAGTCTCTGGGGTAGCCACTGGGGAACTCAAAAGCGGTAGGCTCTCCTCTGAGCCCTCCATCTTTTGCAGCATTTGGTCCGATATTGAAGCGACTGTGAAAGGGTGGCTCTCCCAAGAATTTGAGTCGTCTAATAttgataagaaaaaaatagttaCCCGCCTGAGGCTTGTATAATGCGGCATCGGTGGGAACAGTTAGGCGGATGATATTTGCAGAGTCATCGTAGCTTGCCAATGCAGTCGTTGACCATTGTCCAGGATTAAATATGATGATTCGTAGAAGCCTCATCATTCGATCGAAGATCCAGATGATTGCTGGGGCCCAAAATAATGCATCGTATTCTCCGTTAAATATTGAAACGTGTCTGTTATCGCGTCAGCTCCTCTGTGTCGACTGTTTCATAGATACGGCGTGATCCTACCCAAGCATTGTTAATAATATGAGAATTGATAACCCGATGTGGATGACTAGAAATGTCTCGTAAAACCGACGTCTTATCCAATACATGGAAAGTATTAACAACGCGCACATGAAAATGGTGGCCTATCCATGACTTTAGCAAAATTCTTGAGAAGGATGACCTGCAGATGTCTACCATTTGGCCAGCATTCCAAAACCACATAGTGAACCACCATGCATAATAGTTTAATCCACCATCTAGGACGGACCGCAATCAATAACGAGATTCTAACACCTCATACTATCACAAATATTGCAACTTACTCATGAATATTAGAACGGTGTAAAGCACAGAATGGATAATAGCTTCTGCAGTCGATATTCGGGCGACCCACCGATGGAAGTTGTTATACGTTCCAAAGTCCCAACCAGTAAGCCACAGAGCGAGATTGTTTCTCATTCCAAATAACCATATGAATGGGAAATTGGCAAAAGAGATTATTCCAGTCCGGTCTGCGACGTAACGCAATATCTGTTTGGTAGGCGTGGAAAAACTGTATGCACAAGTCAACATGGCGGTTTAGAAGCGCTGTTGGCATGATGTTAGACGTACTAGAGGCTTTCGTCTATAATTCTATAACCATGaatgttgaagatgacatTCATCAGAAGGAATATCACGATGGTAATCGTCTGTATTCGTGGAGGAACTGTAGCCCACCAGACATTCTGAGCACACCTATACCCAAACGTTGCCGGAATGGTTACATGGCGCTTAAACCACGAACTTGTATGAGAGCGGATCCCAACAGATGTAAAGCGATTCTGGCTACAGTACATCCGCGATATTGCCAGATACGCTTTGTGTGAAACGCCTACGAATGCGACGACAATCCAAAAAGCCATTACCCCGATGCTGAGAGAGCATTAGCAGAGTTTCTTTGCTATTAGCTGCAAATCGAGTTACCCGTAGAGATAATGATGTCTACGCGCATATTCAGAGGCATCCTGGGGCACACTATACGTTAGTTTATGGACGAGCGAAACATGGAAAGAAAGCATATTCACCAAAGTATCGAACCAGACACTAAAGAATTCTGGTGATGGGATAACGACTCCATCCAAAGGATTTGCAGGGCCAAACGAATCATTTTTATGGATTCTCCTTAACCCTGCTATTTCCTCATCGGCAAAATCTGTTTTAAAGGTCGGAATAAAGCTACCGAATGAGTCGTAGCAGGTGGCATTAAGATGTCGCAAAGCCTGGTCGCGCGTCTCCTCTCCACAGTTGAGGCCAAGACAGAGATACCTTGATGATAAAGAGAGACGGCTTTGGCACGCTTGCTGCGACGATGACGCCGCAGGACTTGCATCGAAAAATCGAAGTGACTGCAGAGAGCTCTCACAGCTTTTCACGCATAAACCGGGCGAGCTTCTGGGTTCGGTAGGGGTAGCAATAGCGACATGAGAGAATTGCGATATGAACAGGGCATGTGTGAATGCCCTCATTGCGTAGACAAGTACGGTGTGATTGAGCCTGACAACGCTGGTAAGCGGCCTTGTTGCTTCACCAAACCGACTGTGAGGCTGCGTGATTTAGATCGCGTGCTATAGCCGAGATTTGCAGGCATCAGCTGATTCGATGCCTCTGCGCCCCTTCGGAGTGACTAATGAGCTCCGAGCCATGATAGTGGATTGCTTATCTGATTGATAAGATCCACCGACAACCGATCATCGGCGGGCAACTAGACACGTCTCGGCTAGCCGGATTATCTTGTAGTGCTTGTAGGATACTAAATCTCACGTGAAatggccatctcagccaatgCATGTTGTTACCAAAGCCCAAGGGAGTAGATAAGCTTAAAcggtgtacatgtatgcaggTCTCAGATACAGGCCGCCACCTTTTTCCATACTTGTATTGTCGACCTGGGTATCTCAGCGTTCATTAAAGAGTAACACGTTCTCTCACTTTATTTACGTCCAagattcttcttcaacagcatGAGACGTATATTTTCCCTCCTTTATACCAAAGCAAACTTGACCTCTGGTGTCTGCTTTAGAAAGCTCAGTGCATCTTCGTAGTCCAGCCGACGAAACGATTGTCACGATTCTTTCTATAACTTCATCCATCGGGTGATTGGAGAGCAGCTAGTGGCACTGTAGTCAATCATGGATATGCAAATTAAGACAGCGCCTATATGAACAACCTTTTCCGCACCATATCCGCGAATAAACTTCCGTTTGATCGGACAAAAAACAACAGCTCAAAGACCTTCTTGTCATGAGTGACCCATATTTCATGGCCTAGTAAAGCAGAGGTCTAATAGACTACTGCTGACTAGCTTCTGCCTTGATCCTCAGCCATAAATCTGGGGTAAGGCAACTATCCTTACCTAATGCCAATCTGTATTCGCAGTTTCCTATTTGGTAAATTTTCCAGGATATCATGAGTGAGTTATAAAATCCATATGACACAAGTCGATACTCAAGGAACCATATCCAAGCTACAGATTAAAGGTTATCGGTATTCTTCTTCGCTCGACTACATTGCCGATTTAAGTGCTCTCTTTGGCGCCTTGTTTCGTTGTCATCGTACTCATCATAATATagcttccagcagcttctcttctttgcatcTCAGAATCCAACTGTTGCCGTCGGTTGGTGGGATTTCTCCACGATTAACCCCTGTCAACTACCACGGCGCCGAGATCAGTACAGCCTAGCTCTGCAGACCCTACTCCCCATTCTCGCTTCGTGTTAATTTAGCACTGGATTAGCAGATGGTTTGTGAGGCTTGTATGCCGCACAGCGGCGGAATGAACAGCGTTCATCGCATAGGTCATAGTTGCTGGCATCCGACGGCTTTAATGAATAAAAGCCTACGGGCCGAATAATTACCCTCCACGATGCGGCACGTTGAAGAGTTCAAGCTTTTCATGTCCCCATCTTCATAGTGAGCTATCTTCTTACAGAGATGACTCGCAGGCATGTTGGCTCATATCCCCGCATTGTTCAAAACCCGTGATGCATGCCGATGGACGATGCCTAAGTTCCCAGTGAGGGCTATTTAAGAAGCCAGAATAGCCCAGGTTGTCATTCTAGGAACTTGCAGTGGTTTCACACTCATCAAGATTGATCATACAGTATCTCCAAGCCACGATGCTTCTAGCTGggctcgtcgccgccgcagcctgcGCCCATGGCGCAACGGCAAGACGGCTGTGGGCAACTGAGCCGGCCGATCCAGCCAACATCATCATGACCGCTTATCCATTAGGAAATGGAAAGCTTGGAGgtgaatacatgtaccatCCTAGGCAACTGACAGCAAATGAACTGCAGCTGACGACGAGTTAGCTATGCCGCTTGGGTTAGTCGGGGAAGACATCGTGGTCTTGAACGAGCACAGTCTTTGGTCCGGAGGGCCTTTCCAAAATCCCGTAAGCAACTAgcttctttccatctctggGTATTTTGCCCAGCAAATCTGATATATGTGACGCAGGATTACATTGGCGGCAACCCACCAGGCCCGGTATACACAGCTCTTCCAGGGATCAGAGACACAATTTGGCAAACTCAAATTAATAATGGTACGCATCAGTGCGCCCAGTTGGTTCTATTGCCTGTGACCTAATAACTTGAGCAGATATAAGTCCCTTGTATGGTGATCCGGCAGATTACTACTACGGCAACTATGAGACTCTTGGGAATCTCACAGTCAAGATTGCCGGCTTGAGTCAATACACCTCTTACAACAGAGCGCTAGATCTCGAGACAGGCATACATCAAACCGTATTCCGGTCCAATGGTGCAAGCTTTACCACGTATGCGTTTAAATGAAGCATCTTGTAAGATGGCATTCTCTTTACGACTAACACATGTTTTAGAACGACATTTTGTACATTCCCCGACCAAGTTTGCGTTCATAACGTTCAATCCACCAAGGCACTACCAGCTATTACCATTGGTCTACAAGACAATGCTCGAAGTAGCCCAGCGTCCAACCTGTCATGCGATGCCAATGGAGTGCATCTGCGAGGACAGACTCAACAAGATATCGGCATGATTTTCGACGCCCGCGTCCAAGTTCTTAGCCGACCCAAAGGAGCGGCATGCACAGCGTCCCACGAAATTGTCATTCCTGCAGACAGCAAGACCAAGTCAGTCACCGTCATATACGCCGCTGGAACGGATTACGACCAGAAAAAGGGTACCAAAGCAAGCAATTACTCCTTCAAAGGAGTCGACCCAGCGCCAGCTGTGTTATCCACTATTAAGGCGGCTGCAAAAGAAAGCTATAACAGCTTGTATAACTCCCATGTTAAGGACCACAATGCCTTGTTTAGTCAGTTCACTCTGAATCTCCCAGACTCCGACAACTCGGCTTCAATACCTACCGCAAAGTTGATGGAGGACTACGATGATGATATCGGCAATACTTTTATCGAGAATCTTCTTTTTGACTATGGAAGATACCTTTTCATTGGCTCGTGCAGGCCAGGATCTTTGCCTCCCAATTTGCAGGGCATTTGGACGGAGTCTCTCACGCCAGCTTGGAGTGCAGACTATCACGTCGACGTCAATGTTCAGATGTGAGTGTGATTGTAGTATTTGCTGGACGAAGCTGATTCTTATTTCTGTAGGAACCACTGGCATACTGAGCAAACCGGACTTGGCGATATCCAAGGGCCGCTGTGGGACTTTATCACCGACACATGGGTTCCGCGCGGCACCGAAACAGCAGCGCTGTTGTATGATGCTCCTGGATTTGTTGGATTCAGCAATCTCAACACATTCGGGTTCACTGGGTAAGATTTCTTAACGCATAAGGTTTTGTCTCACGCATAAGCTTGCTGACCAGCTAATAGCCAGATGAACGCTGCTGTGTGGTCCGATTACCCAGCATCTGCCGCCTGGCTGAGTGAGTACATCAAAACAAATATGACCATCTTACATATCTGTTTGCTAATTTTATGTCGCAACAGTGCAGAACGTTTGGGATCGATATGATTACGGCCGTGACACCACCTGGTATAGGGCGACTGGCTACCCGCTGATGAAGGCCGTCGCCGAATACTGGATTCACGAAATGGTTCCAGATCTCTATTCCAACGATGGAACCCTGGTTGCCGCTCCATGTAACTCACCAGAACACGGTTGGACGGTAAGACGATATGGCCTTGATCACATCATCATATGCTTTTTACTGACTCGAGTAGACCTTTGGCTGCACGCACTACCAGCAGCTAGTATGGGAACTGTTTGATCACATTATCCAGAGCTGGGATGCTACAGGCGATAAAAACACTACATTCCTCGAGACTGTCAAAGAAACCCAGGCCAAGCTGTCTCcaggcatcatcatcggctggTTCGGTCAGATTCAAGGTGATTTTGTCTCAGAGTTCTCTGTCTGGTTGCCCCAATTTTTACTAAATAAATACAGAATGGAAGATCGGCTGGGATCAGCCCAACGACGAGCATCGTCATCTTTCCCAACTCGTTGGATGGTATCCCGGCTACAGCATCGGCGCGAATATGTGGAATAAGACTGTGACTGATGCTGTAAATATTACTCTAACAGCGAGAGGTAATGGTACGGCTGATTCAAATACCGGCTGGGAGAAGGTCTGGCGAGTTGCATGCTGGGCTCAGCTCAACAACACCGATATCGCGTAAGTTGTTGCACCTCATCCAGATTACTCTGTTTCCCCAAGTACACCCATTGTAGTTGCTGACTGGTTTTTTATAGGTACACATACTTGAAGTACGCTATTGGCATGAATTACGCAGACAACGGCTTCTCTGTGTACACCGCCGGCAGCTGGCCATACGAACTCGCGGCGCCGTTCCAGATTGACGCCAATTTCGGCTACACTGCCgccgtcttggccatgcTGATCACCGATTTGCCGGTGCCGTCTGCTTCCAAGGCTGTTCACACAGTTATTTTGGGTCCGGCTATTCCCTCAGAATGGGCAAATGGCTCAGTCACGGGTATGCGCATTAGAGGCGGAGGATCCGTGGACTTTTCATGGGATAAGAATGGCCTTGCGACCCATGCGACGCTTCATAACCATAAAGCATCGATTAAGATTGTCGATGTCAATGGTAAAGTCTTGCTTCACCAGTAGAGAGATGAGAGACGACTTGTCTTgaaagtaattaaaaaaaattcccgCGTAAATTGCTTGGCTATGACGCAATGGTTTTGTGACGTTTGATTTTAATTCTCAAGACTTGGGCCGATTTTATAATCAGTGACAGTGGTGATGATCCTACTTGAGCACTCAAGTAACGTCAGCACAACATGTTTATAAACGGATGTGCTTATGAAGACGGGAACGTGTTGGTCTAGCAATTTCCCTTTAGACTTCACTTGCGGGCTGCTATAAGAGTGGAATTGCTGGCCGAATCAAGGGTTTGTTGTGGCTTAAAAGTGCCGCAAATTTCAGCCAGAATGCCTCTTACCTATAAGTCAAGGTGCGTACAGCTTCTCTTACAAACGATCAACTTTATTTTCTATTCAGTAGCACTGAATATTGTCAACCTTGGCATCATGCAGCTTACCCATTCGCCTCAGCTCCTATTAGCAAACTACACGTAATTTTCCACATGCAAATCCCCATCTCATCACCCTTTCGCTGTGGCGCAGTCTAGCAACGAGTGGAGTACGCCGCAATAGCTATCGGCAAGCTGTTTCTTTCACTGCCAACTGTTAACCGCCTGTAAGCTCGATTTGTGCATGTACAGGGCGTTGCTCCAGCGCCGGCAAACAGATCCGACAACAAAGAACGGGCAGCCAATCGATTTCCTAGACCGGCATCCCTCGCAGCCCTACCCACATGTGAGCGTAAACGTAAATCTGTCAATCCCTTGGAATAggagctcttcttctctgagaCTACAAGTACTTTGCCCGACGGCTAGTTTTCCGAGTGAATGCTCGCCGGTTTCCGTCGACGGCTAAAATCGCTGCTCTCAGTCTCTGCCACTTCGCCGCCACTCTCTCCAATATTGGGCTTTTGGCTGCATCCCCGTCAGATTCGGCGCCGCGGCCCCGGCCTTGGCATTCACGGACAGACTGTCGGGCGTTGCTTCGGATATTTGGCCATCCATCGCCTGACCTGTGATTCCGCATCCAGCATAGCCATCGCCGAGAGAGCACCGGAGGTCGTTGCTGGGCAGGCAGAGCGGAAAAGGGTGCCATTGGCAGTTGCCAGCGTCGACGagctgagattgagattgagatgcCTCTCCATCTGCAGGTGCCGCCGCCCACAGATCCGGCCTATCGCCGATCGCCGTCACcgcctccatcgccgtccAAGGCTCTTCAGACGTACTGCGACAAGTATGTTGTAGTCTATGACTTTAGCGATATAGGTGTGCTTCCAATGATCTCATCCATACATCTATAGTTTGCAAAATTAACTGTCAAAATAGATTACGATGCGGCTACAAAAGAGTTCATTACGCTGCTCCAGAATCTGGAAGACACGGGCCTTCACGTTGAAGTAAGACCAGGCTATGAGCAATCCATCCTGCTATTTGTCAAAGCACCAAGCGAGCTTCTCGGAAACAGAGTCTACAAACTGAGGTATAAATCTttacatgcatgcattggGGCTTTGAACCTCTCGAtgaaagacaaaagagggAGTAGCTAATGCAATGTAATATAGAGTAAGAGATTGGCTCTATGGCATCACCCAAACGCGGCCACCAGGCAACAAAGACACCGTTGTGTCTGCGTGGTACGAAGCCGAAGATATCCTGTCCATGAACCATTTGGTTTGCTGGCCAAAGTCTATGGGGGGAGCAGGCATTACTCCCAACCATGGTCAATGGAAAAATGTCAAATCAACATTTCCCATGCACAATGAAAAAGTCAACCAAGCATTTCTCCGGCATCTTGGCgggaagctgctgctcggcaCCGCTGACCTTGACAAGATACGGGATCTCTTTGGATCAAAGGTATGCGTCTTTATCCTTGGTGCatagcatttttttttcttcgcatCAATAACGTTGACGTCTTCCAGGTTGCCTTTTACTTTGCGTTTGGCCAGTCATACTCGGCCTTTCTTCTGTTTCCAGCTGTTACCGGGCTTATCGCTTGGCTATGGCTACCCAACTACTCCCTTGTCTACGCAATTCTCACCGTCATTTGGTGCACTGTGTTTTTGGAGTACTGGAAAGTCCGTGAGGTCGATTTGAGCATTCGATGGAAAGTGAGGGGAGTCAGCAAAACCAAAATGAACCGACCAGAGTACAAGTATGAGAAAGTCGTTGTCGACCAGTATGGCCGGACTATTCACTACACTCCCAAGTGGAAGCAGATTGCGCGACAGCTTCTCCAGGTGCCTTTCATGGCCGCCTCAACGGCAGCGCTGGCTTTAATGATCAGCTCGGTCTTTGCAGTTGAGATTCTAATATCTGACTCGTACGACGGGCCAAACAGTTTCTATCTTGTGAGTGACCTTTCGAACAATAGCTTTGGATAAAACATTGCTATCCATCTCTCGTATGTACTAATACAACGCTGCAGGAATATATACCCACTATACTACTGGCTGTTCTGATTCCCTACATCAGCTCGTATCTCGAAGGCGTTGCAAAGTGGTTGACAAACTTTGAGAACCACCGAACAGCAGACAACTTTGAAATGTCACTCACGCAAAAGACGTTTGttctcagcatcatcaccaattATCTGCCCATCTTTCTGACGGCATTCGTCTACGTCCCCTTTGGCGATCAGATATTTCCTTGGATCGAAGGCCACATTGTCCAATTCGCGCCCAGCATCGGCAACCGTCTCACCGAGCTGCCTTTCCGACTAGACGCTGACCGTTTGCGCCACGAAGTCATCACATTGACTGTTACCGGCCAGCTTTCCAGCTTTTTCGAAGAAAACATATTGCCCTTGATCAAATAcaagatgagcagcttgtACCGCGAATATCGTCGCGCCTATACAAAAGACACGATCCTGGTATCCATGGTCACTGACGATACGGACGAGACCGCATTCCTGGAGCAGCGCCGCAACGAGGCCACGCTGGAGCCATATAATGTCCAAGACGATATAGCAGAGCTGGTTCTTCAGTTTGGATATCTGGCACTATTTTCGCCCGCCTGGCCGCTCATTCCTCTAGGcttcctcatcaacaactGGGTTGAGCTACGATCCGACTTTGCAAAGATATGCATCGAGCATCAACGGCCTGCGCCGCATCGAGCAGAAGGCATCGGCCCATGGATTGCCTCGTTGGAGATTCTCGTCTGGTTGGGAAGCATCTCCTCCGCTGCGATTGTTCACCTCTTCAGCTCTGACAGCCTCTTAGGCGGGGGTTGGTCCACCCTACCATTAACCATTTTCGTCAGCGAGCATATTCTTTTGGCGATTACAATGATTACCAGGGTCATCTTTCTGCGCTTTGGCTCGGAACAACTTCGCAGGGAGAGAAGTGAGCAGTATGCCAGGCGACTGGCTATtctggaggagattgaagagcaTAAGCGTGAGGGAGAGCGCATTGATGTTAGGGAGCGACAACGGAGGAGGTCGTTATTAGTCTCTGGCAATGAGAGCTTCTGGACAAAACAGGCCGATGATGGGGCgagcgcagcagctggagtgAGGCTGATAAAACTGGCGAGAGAGTGGGAGGAGTCCAATGAGCTTaagaagaagcaatagaGACGTGGCAGATAGCAATTTGCTCATGGTACTAAACTGTAGaacctcttccttttcttttcattctttcctTGTTCGTGCTCACAGTGGATAGTGAACCCAGAGGAGATATGTTCAATTACGCCAGTTTGTAAGTCGGCGAGTTTCCCACCAAAGCCACTGCTTCTTTCTCAGCGACGAACGGGCATTTTCAATTGTTCGCTAAGCACCGATTATCTCATCACATTGCAAACATTTTTATTTCTAAATTTACGACTCCGCACTGCAATTTATCGGTTCTCATCGGCAAATCGGCGCCCGCCGTGCTCCGCAAATGAATTCTCCATTTTGTCCTTTTAGTGTGTTCACGTTTAAGCTTGAAATTTGGCGTAAAGCCACGGCCTAATATCTCCTCTGCCCGTTAAAAATCATACGCCAATTGCAAACGCCCTGCTGtctctcctcttcaatcCTTGGCTCAGTCAAAtttcaacaacaaaaaaTAGATTCTTATACACACACTGAAACCGAAAATGTTGCGTTGGGGCATTCTGGGCACCAGCTTCATCTCCCACACAGTGGTAAAAGCCATCCTCGATAGCCCTGGTTCACGCATCACGGCCGTTTTTGGGCGCAACGAGGCCCGCCTCGAAGAGTTCGCCGCAAAGTACAGCATCGCCACCAAGTACCAAGACCTGGAAGCCCTGCTCGACGATGCTGAAGTCGACGTCGTCTACGTCGGCC
This portion of the Trichoderma atroviride chromosome 6, complete sequence genome encodes:
- a CDS encoding uncharacterized protein (EggNog:ENOG41~TransMembrane:1 (i123-141o)) — encoded protein: MPHYTSLRRVTIFFLSILDDSNSWESHPFTVASISDQMLQKMEGSEESLPLLSSPVATPETHSQYTALEARKEHMTFLIRPYDGFTMRLRDMLAEEEANPRPLRILVDGPYGHTQRLHEYHRVIFIAGGSGVVVALSYLTSLCKQMETPTKIDLYWAVRESAFAKDVLSSYMLSTEVKAAIDTGRLSLQLYMSSQLESLATDTLPSRVQQHIGRPDIGSVIIAAARDTQDGNMAVVACGPAKLADDSRLAVVNALKGGNHHIDYYEESFAW
- a CDS encoding uncharacterized protein (EggNog:ENOG41); the protein is MTFRKLVSHLSFKLRSRSHSTMSDSLVFITGASGYIGTHLIGDVLKAGHRVRAAVRSEEKGQAIKDLYPSSSDRIEFAVVPDMSQASAYQNALKGVSYVFHLAGAMVDKGADLENDFVNPAVNGTLSILESAKKEASIQKVAIVSSFVSLMPLDAVMQKSFHIKANTNESFPVDLKMDFPEGLSGQFLKYQTGKIVGHQAYRDWINKQKPSFKVLSVHPSQVFGPSLVQNSASELSGVNFLMWMTLQSDGPPMTPYMMVDIRDVSHALARIIDADVPSGTELPITGPLYTWKQFANFVKSSYPALDVKFAPQEEPTMTMDITVTDKLLGVKWTPMEDTIRAFVEQQIALSK
- a CDS encoding uncharacterized protein (TransMembrane:8 (i196-223o229-246i299-320o340-364i385-406o522-545i573-598o610-633i)) is translated as MPLHLQVPPPTDPAYRRSPSPPPSPSKALQTYCDKYVVVYDFSDIDYDAATKEFITLLQNLEDTGLHVEVRPGYEQSILLFVKAPSELLGNRVYKLRVRDWLYGITQTRPPGNKDTVVSAWYEAEDILSMNHLVCWPKSMGGAGITPNHGQWKNVKSTFPMHNEKVNQAFLRHLGGKLLLGTADLDKIRDLFGSKVAFYFAFGQSYSAFLLFPAVTGLIAWLWLPNYSLVYAILTVIWCTVFLEYWKVREVDLSIRWKVRGVSKTKMNRPEYKYEKVVVDQYGRTIHYTPKWKQIARQLLQVPFMAASTAALALMISSVFAVEILISDSYDGPNSFYLEYIPTILLAVLIPYISSYLEGVAKWLTNFENHRTADNFEMSLTQKTFVLSIITNYLPIFLTAFVYVPFGDQIFPWIEGHIVQFAPSIGNRLTELPFRLDADRLRHEVITLTVTGQLSSFFEENILPLIKYKMSSLYREYRRAYTKDTILVSMVTDDTDETAFLEQRRNEATLEPYNVQDDIAELVLQFGYLALFSPAWPLIPLGFLINNWVELRSDFAKICIEHQRPAPHRAEGIGPWIASLEILVWLGSISSAAIVHLFSSDSLLGGGWSTLPLTIFVSEHILLAITMITRVIFLRFGSEQLRRERSEQYARRLAILEEIEEHKREGERIDVRERQRRRSLLVSGNESFWTKQADDGASAAAGVRLIKLAREWEESNELKKKQ
- a CDS encoding uncharacterized protein (SECRETED:SignalP(1-18)~CAZy:GH95); its protein translation is MLLAGLVAAAACAHGATARRLWATEPADPANIIMTAYPLGNGKLGAMPLGLVGEDIVVLNEHSLWSGGPFQNPDYIGGNPPGPVYTALPGIRDTIWQTQINNDISPLYGDPADYYYGNYETLGNLTVKIAGLSQYTSYNRALDLETGIHQTVFRSNGASFTTTTFCTFPDQVCVHNVQSTKALPAITIGLQDNARSSPASNLSCDANGVHLRGQTQQDIGMIFDARVQVLSRPKGAACTASHEIVIPADSKTKSVTVIYAAGTDYDQKKGTKASNYSFKGVDPAPAVLSTIKAAAKESYNSLYNSHVKDHNALFSQFTLNLPDSDNSASIPTAKLMEDYDDDIGNTFIENLLFDYGRYLFIGSCRPGSLPPNLQGIWTESLTPAWSADYHVDVNVQMNHWHTEQTGLGDIQGPLWDFITDTWVPRGTETAALLYDAPGFVGFSNLNTFGFTGQMNAAVWSDYPASAAWLMQNVWDRYDYGRDTTWYRATGYPLMKAVAEYWIHEMVPDLYSNDGTLVAAPCNSPEHGWTTFGCTHYQQLVWELFDHIIQSWDATGDKNTTFLETVKETQAKLSPGIIIGWFGQIQGDFVSEFSVWLPQFLLNKYRMEDRLGSAQRRASSSFPTRWMVSRLQHRREYVE
- a CDS encoding uncharacterized protein (EggNog:ENOG41~TransMembrane:3 (n4-11c15/16o69-93i105-127o133-153i)), with product MIRLALQILWMESLSHHQNSLVSGSILWMPLNMRVDIIISTASGIIDESLYFSTPTKQILRYVADRTGIISFANFPFIWLFGMRNNLALWLTGWDFGTYNNFHRWVARISTAEAIIHSVLYTVLIFMNGGLNYYAWWFTMWFWNAGQMATIFIHPHRVINSHIINNAWTRFNI